The following proteins are encoded in a genomic region of Opisthocomus hoazin isolate bOpiHoa1 chromosome 4, bOpiHoa1.hap1, whole genome shotgun sequence:
- the COMMD2 gene encoding COMM domain-containing protein 2 isoform X2, producing MLLVLSEEQKAHLGCLPRAGGAGRLGLGADAVQRAAEGLAFLLAESARLTISEIDFQDSIHVLGFSDELNKSLLQLYLDNRKEIRSILGELAPKLPSYHSLEWRLDVQLASRSLRQQIKPAVTIKLHLNQNEEQTAQVLQTDPSTLLHLIQQLEQALGEMKTNHCRRIVRNMK from the exons ATGCTGCTGGTGCTGTCGGAGGAGCAGAAGGCCCACCTGGGCTGCCTGCCGCGGGCAGGCGGCGCAG GGAGGCTGGGCCTGGGGGCGGACGCCGTTCAGCGCGCGGCGGAGGGGCTGGCCTTCCTCCTGGCCGAGAGCGCCAGGCTGACG ATTTCTGAGATAGACTTCCAAGATTCCATTCATGTTCTGGGATTCTCGGATGAATTGAACAAATCACTGCTCCAGCTGTACCTTGATAACAGGAAGGAGATCAGAAGCATTCTTGGGGAGCTGGCACCAAAGCTTCCCAGCTATCACAGCCTCGAATGGAGGCTGGATGTGCAG CTTGCAAGCAGAAGTTTGAGACAACAGATTAAGCCTGCTGTGACTATAAAGCTACATCTTAACCAGAACGAAGAGCAAACTGCCCAGGTGTTGCAAACCGACCCTTCTACCCTCCTCCACCTGATTCAGCAACTGGAACAAGCCTTGGGGGAAATGAAGACAAACCATTGCAGGAGAATAGTGCGCAACATGAAATAG
- the COMMD2 gene encoding COMM domain-containing protein 2 isoform X1: MLLVLSEEQKAHLGCLPRAGGAAVGELGRLAVELLRRGAAPRACEAAVRRLGLGADAVQRAAEGLAFLLAESARLTISEIDFQDSIHVLGFSDELNKSLLQLYLDNRKEIRSILGELAPKLPSYHSLEWRLDVQLASRSLRQQIKPAVTIKLHLNQNEEQTAQVLQTDPSTLLHLIQQLEQALGEMKTNHCRRIVRNMK, encoded by the exons ATGCTGCTGGTGCTGTCGGAGGAGCAGAAGGCCCACCTGGGCTGCCTGCCGCGGGCAGGCGGCGCAG CCGTCGGCGAGCTGGGGCGCCTGGCGGTGGAGCTgctgcggcggggcgcggcgccgcgggccTGTGAGGCGGCCGTCA GGAGGCTGGGCCTGGGGGCGGACGCCGTTCAGCGCGCGGCGGAGGGGCTGGCCTTCCTCCTGGCCGAGAGCGCCAGGCTGACG ATTTCTGAGATAGACTTCCAAGATTCCATTCATGTTCTGGGATTCTCGGATGAATTGAACAAATCACTGCTCCAGCTGTACCTTGATAACAGGAAGGAGATCAGAAGCATTCTTGGGGAGCTGGCACCAAAGCTTCCCAGCTATCACAGCCTCGAATGGAGGCTGGATGTGCAG CTTGCAAGCAGAAGTTTGAGACAACAGATTAAGCCTGCTGTGACTATAAAGCTACATCTTAACCAGAACGAAGAGCAAACTGCCCAGGTGTTGCAAACCGACCCTTCTACCCTCCTCCACCTGATTCAGCAACTGGAACAAGCCTTGGGGGAAATGAAGACAAACCATTGCAGGAGAATAGTGCGCAACATGAAATAG